A window of Kosmotoga arenicorallina S304 contains these coding sequences:
- a CDS encoding polysaccharide biosynthesis protein: MDKGREIRRFLILALTDYLLIYASYALGMYFRYGIFSLNEPEFFQNGAFFSAIVLLSLVVNGTYRVSWSYANFRDFWIILRGTFIGYIAGFFFGRFMLLLDVKIFTVPLTVSTMAFFGATLLIIWSRIFWLTYLFLKIDREGGSSERLMIIGAGDAGMSLAEEIMRNPSYGRIIGFLDDSPRKRGKRIHGLPVLGNTEMVMQLVEKHNISRVIIAIPSASSEEIRRIMSLIDLKKVRVQTLPGLAELMNKKASLGYLREISVEDLLGRETVSVEKEELRKFISGKRVLVTGAGGSIGSELCRQIAELSPSAMFLLGKGENSIYEIENELKSSYPELEIHRIIADIQDEHRMEYLFLKLKPQLVFHAAAHKHVPIMEENPTEAFRVNSLGTYTIARFADKYSAESMVMISTDKAVNPSSIMGVSKRLAEEMLKAISGKSSTKFAMVRFGNVLGSRGSVVPKFTKQIQAGGPVTVTDPRMTRYFMTVPEAVSLVLQAGAFASSGEVFVLDMGKPVKISDLARDMITLAGYVPDQEIEIKYTGIRPGEKLFEKLSLHGEAFEKTPHPKIFKLKSNKILSSEQLKELVIRLEKAVEESDFNALNAIVKEFVPDATAQINCIIPELGSKGESQK; the protein is encoded by the coding sequence ATGGATAAAGGAAGAGAGATAAGAAGGTTTCTTATTCTTGCATTAACTGATTACCTGCTAATATACGCCTCTTATGCACTGGGAATGTATTTTAGATATGGCATTTTCAGCCTTAATGAGCCCGAGTTCTTTCAAAATGGGGCTTTTTTTAGTGCCATAGTGCTCTTATCGCTGGTTGTCAACGGAACGTATCGCGTATCATGGAGTTACGCCAATTTTAGGGATTTTTGGATAATCCTTCGCGGTACGTTTATTGGATACATTGCCGGTTTTTTCTTTGGCAGATTTATGCTGCTACTTGATGTAAAGATTTTTACTGTGCCCCTTACAGTCTCAACCATGGCGTTTTTTGGAGCCACTTTATTGATTATTTGGTCCAGGATTTTCTGGCTTACATATCTCTTCTTGAAAATTGACCGTGAAGGTGGATCAAGCGAAAGACTTATGATTATAGGCGCCGGGGATGCTGGAATGTCCCTGGCCGAAGAAATTATGCGAAATCCTTCCTATGGAAGAATAATAGGCTTCCTTGATGATTCTCCAAGAAAGCGTGGTAAGCGTATCCACGGATTGCCTGTTTTAGGCAATACGGAAATGGTTATGCAGCTTGTAGAAAAGCACAACATATCCAGAGTCATCATTGCCATTCCTTCAGCTAGTTCTGAGGAAATCCGGCGCATCATGTCCCTCATCGATTTGAAAAAAGTCAGGGTTCAAACATTGCCAGGACTTGCAGAACTCATGAACAAAAAGGCGAGCCTTGGATACTTAAGAGAAATCAGTGTTGAAGATCTATTAGGACGTGAAACTGTATCTGTCGAAAAAGAGGAATTGAGAAAATTTATCTCTGGCAAAAGAGTTCTTGTTACAGGTGCCGGTGGAAGTATTGGCAGTGAGCTTTGCAGACAAATTGCGGAACTGTCCCCATCTGCTATGTTCTTGCTGGGCAAGGGAGAGAACAGTATATATGAAATTGAAAATGAGTTGAAAAGCTCTTATCCTGAACTCGAAATTCACAGGATTATAGCAGATATCCAGGATGAACATAGAATGGAATACCTCTTTTTGAAGCTAAAACCCCAATTGGTTTTTCATGCTGCAGCTCATAAACACGTTCCAATTATGGAAGAAAACCCCACCGAAGCTTTTAGAGTGAACAGCCTTGGCACATATACAATTGCACGTTTTGCCGATAAATACAGTGCGGAAAGCATGGTAATGATTTCCACCGATAAAGCCGTCAACCCTTCTTCAATCATGGGAGTTTCCAAGCGTCTTGCTGAAGAAATGTTAAAGGCTATTTCCGGGAAATCAAGCACAAAATTCGCAATGGTTCGTTTTGGAAATGTTCTGGGAAGCAGGGGAAGTGTTGTCCCAAAATTCACAAAGCAAATTCAAGCTGGAGGCCCTGTAACAGTAACCGACCCGCGGATGACACGTTATTTTATGACAGTTCCCGAGGCAGTATCTCTGGTACTTCAAGCTGGAGCATTTGCTTCCAGTGGAGAGGTTTTTGTCCTGGATATGGGAAAACCCGTCAAAATTTCTGACCTGGCAAGGGATATGATTACTCTGGCAGGTTATGTTCCCGATCAGGAAATAGAGATAAAATACACAGGTATCAGGCCTGGTGAAAAACTCTTTGAAAAACTCTCATTGCATGGCGAAGCCTTTGAAAAGACCCCCCATCCAAAGATTTTCAAACTCAAATCCAATAAAATACTTTCTTCTGAACAGCTCAAAGAGTTAGTTATAAGGCTTGAGAAAGCTGTTGAAGAAAGCGACTTTAATGCCCTTAATGCGATAGTGAAAGAGTTTGTTCCTGATGCAACTGCTCAAATAAATTGCATAATCCCTGAGCTTGGTAGTAAAGGAGAGTCACAAAAATGA
- a CDS encoding DegT/DnrJ/EryC1/StrS family aminotransferase: MFVPLSKPYISAEEIEAVVEVMKSGILSIGERVKAFEESIASFVGTRYAVAVNSGTSALHLILSASGFGEKQKMLTSSFTFISSANVALYNGGIPVFADIEEKTLNISPETLQEALERYSKKGLITDRLELKPFVPEMLMGVDIFGHPMDWDNIMKICDEFGIKIVEDSCEALGSAYKGKKLGTFGIAGAFAFYPNKQITTGEGGIIVTNDEEIAKRAKSMRNQGRGEAEEWLEHIQIGYNYRLDEVSAAIGVEQMRKIEEILSKRSGAAEYYSTLFEKLDGIESPSVEDYTTSMGWFVYVVKLDPSIDRDRVIDYLREHGIQSRDYFRPVHLQPFYKKLFGYKEGFLPVTEAISKRTLAIPFYTSITKDEQDFVVYHLQKAIEKFGR, encoded by the coding sequence ATGTTCGTTCCCCTGTCTAAACCCTACATTTCAGCCGAAGAAATAGAAGCCGTTGTTGAAGTTATGAAATCTGGTATCCTTTCCATTGGAGAAAGAGTTAAAGCTTTTGAGGAAAGTATAGCTTCCTTTGTTGGTACCAGATATGCTGTTGCTGTAAACAGTGGTACAAGCGCTCTACATCTTATATTAAGCGCTTCGGGATTTGGAGAAAAGCAAAAAATGCTCACTTCTTCCTTTACTTTCATATCTTCAGCAAACGTGGCTTTATACAATGGTGGAATTCCAGTTTTTGCGGATATTGAAGAAAAAACTCTGAATATCTCTCCTGAAACGTTGCAAGAAGCCCTGGAGCGCTATTCCAAAAAAGGGCTTATAACTGACAGGCTCGAATTAAAGCCTTTTGTCCCCGAGATGTTGATGGGAGTTGATATCTTTGGTCATCCAATGGACTGGGACAACATTATGAAAATATGTGATGAGTTCGGTATTAAGATCGTTGAAGATTCCTGTGAAGCCCTTGGAAGTGCTTACAAAGGGAAAAAACTTGGAACTTTTGGCATAGCAGGCGCTTTTGCTTTTTATCCGAACAAACAAATAACAACCGGTGAGGGTGGAATAATCGTTACTAACGATGAAGAGATAGCAAAAAGAGCTAAAAGCATGAGAAACCAGGGAAGAGGCGAAGCAGAAGAATGGCTTGAGCATATCCAAATAGGCTATAATTACAGGCTTGATGAGGTATCTGCTGCAATTGGGGTTGAGCAAATGAGAAAAATAGAAGAAATACTTTCAAAGCGCTCAGGGGCAGCTGAATATTATAGCACACTTTTTGAAAAGCTTGATGGCATTGAATCACCTTCTGTGGAAGACTACACCACTTCCATGGGATGGTTTGTGTATGTAGTTAAGCTGGATCCTTCGATTGATAGAGACAGAGTAATTGATTATCTGCGCGAGCATGGAATTCAAAGCCGCGATTATTTCAGACCCGTACATCTGCAACCCTTTTACAAGAAGTTATTTGGTTATAAAGAAGGCTTTTTGCCAGTTACAGAAGCGATTTCCAAAAGAACTCTCGCTATACCTTTTTATACTTCAATAACGAAAGATGAACAGGATTTTGTCGTATATCATCTTCAAAAGGCCATTGAGAAATTTGGAAGGTGA
- a CDS encoding glycosyltransferase family 4 protein, which produces MPYLYSFVLSFVLMYLSMFLGIRLGLLDKPKGMLKPHEKPIPFTGGLGIILSFIFTAFLFNRELFIYVLPLSILWAIGFIDDLRETPPRLRLLAELIIGFGFSIFFGNSVITSLFLAFVFAAIINAFNMIDGMDGLCGGISLIVAIALSLIPDLAYFSWLIPIISAFLIFNIAPARMFLGDGGSYLLGGFFGIAFIQAFHSGFTVSVLGILWLPLLDLTLGFMRRILNGKSPFEGDRDHFYDKLKKLYIKNTRAIMITSMALASIYAFPSLFVSWWFLLVYLLAVSVIQVIVLKSLKIT; this is translated from the coding sequence ATGCCTTACCTGTATTCTTTCGTTTTGTCTTTTGTATTGATGTACCTATCAATGTTTTTGGGCATTCGTTTGGGTTTGCTTGATAAACCAAAGGGAATGCTTAAACCCCATGAAAAGCCCATTCCTTTTACTGGTGGTCTTGGAATAATTCTTTCCTTTATTTTCACTGCATTTCTATTCAACAGGGAGCTATTTATCTACGTTTTGCCATTGTCTATACTCTGGGCAATAGGATTTATTGACGATTTGAGGGAAACTCCCCCCAGGTTACGGCTTTTAGCAGAACTTATCATAGGTTTTGGTTTTTCCATTTTTTTTGGAAATTCCGTGATAACATCTTTATTTTTAGCTTTTGTTTTTGCGGCAATAATAAATGCCTTCAACATGATCGATGGAATGGACGGGCTTTGCGGAGGGATTAGTCTTATAGTAGCAATAGCTCTCTCTCTTATCCCGGACCTTGCGTATTTCAGCTGGCTTATTCCCATAATAAGTGCCTTTCTCATATTCAATATAGCTCCGGCCAGGATGTTTCTCGGTGATGGAGGTTCATACCTTCTTGGAGGCTTTTTTGGAATAGCTTTTATACAGGCTTTCCACTCCGGGTTTACTGTAAGCGTTCTTGGCATCCTCTGGCTGCCTTTACTTGACCTCACACTTGGTTTCATGAGAAGGATTCTAAATGGAAAATCACCTTTTGAAGGGGATCGAGACCATTTTTATGACAAATTAAAAAAACTCTATATAAAAAACACAAGAGCCATAATGATAACTTCTATGGCTCTTGCTTCTATTTATGCTTTCCCTTCATTATTCGTTTCGTGGTGGTTTCTGCTGGTTTATTTGCTTGCTGTCTCCGTAATTCAAGTCATTGTATTGAAATCTCTTAAAATCACTTAA
- a CDS encoding magnesium transporter CorA family protein, producing MLKYFITEKDNLKEIDKYVPKCWICSVKPDEKDIEELKNLGIDEDFIYDALDPEERARFEQDEDLIYIITKIPFFDKNDLEVPFKTLPVGIAITPESIITITDHESEIFNDFLSKKVRDFSTKKRFRFLLRIFDRGTLYYLRYLKDIRKRSNDIEAELHRSTRNKELIAMLNLEKSLVYFTTSLRSNELMFEKLKRANILTLYEEDEDLFEDIIIENRQAIEMARIYNDILSGMMDAFASVISNNLNVVMKILTIVTLVLQIPMLTASIYGMNIALPLQQSPHAFYITMGISAITAAIFGFALFRIRWFK from the coding sequence ATGTTAAAGTATTTCATAACGGAAAAGGATAATTTGAAAGAAATCGATAAATATGTTCCCAAGTGCTGGATTTGCAGCGTAAAACCTGATGAAAAGGATATTGAAGAGCTAAAAAATCTTGGAATTGACGAGGATTTTATTTATGATGCTCTTGATCCGGAAGAAAGAGCTCGTTTTGAGCAGGATGAGGATCTGATATACATAATTACCAAGATCCCCTTTTTTGACAAAAATGATCTTGAAGTTCCTTTCAAAACACTTCCGGTGGGTATTGCGATTACTCCGGAATCCATAATTACCATTACCGACCACGAAAGCGAAATCTTCAACGACTTTCTCAGCAAAAAAGTTAGGGATTTTTCTACGAAAAAACGCTTTAGGTTTTTGCTGAGAATTTTTGATAGAGGCACTTTGTACTATTTGCGATATTTAAAAGATATTCGCAAAAGATCAAATGACATCGAGGCTGAATTGCATCGCTCAACAAGGAACAAAGAATTGATTGCCATGCTGAACCTTGAAAAATCCCTTGTGTATTTTACAACTTCACTAAGGTCAAACGAGCTTATGTTCGAAAAATTGAAAAGAGCAAACATTCTCACGCTTTACGAAGAAGATGAGGATCTATTTGAAGATATTATTATTGAAAACCGCCAGGCTATTGAAATGGCACGCATATACAATGATATTCTAAGTGGCATGATGGATGCTTTCGCATCTGTCATATCAAACAATCTAAACGTAGTAATGAAAATATTGACCATTGTAACTCTGGTACTCCAGATTCCCATGCTTACAGCTTCTATATATGGCATGAACATTGCTTTGCCTTTACAACAATCGCCCCACGCCTTTTATATAACCATGGGAATTTCTGCCATCACGGCTGCTATTTTCGGATTTGCATTGTTTAGAATACGTTGGTTTAAGTGA